A stretch of Haemophilus influenzae DNA encodes these proteins:
- the pheA gene encoding prephenate dehydratase codes for MALELSDIRQQITQIDRSLLKLLSERHRLAFDVVRSKEISQKSLRDVEREQQLLQELVQFAENENYQLEAQYITSIFQKIIEDSVLTQQVYLQNKLNEQRNQNLHIAFLGKRGSYSNLAARSYAARYQKQFVELGCQSFEQVFEKVQTEEADFGVLPLENTTSGAINEVYDLLQHTDLSLVGELAYPIKHCVLVNDKTDLNQIDTLYSHPQVIQQCSQFIHSLDRVHIEYCESSSHAMQLVASLNKPNIAALGNEDGGKLYGLSVLKTNIANQENNITRFIVVAKEPREVSSQIPTKTLLLMTTSQQAGALVDALLVFKKHQINMTKLESRPIYGKPWEEMFYLEIEANIHHPDTKQALEELKNYSNYLKILGCYPSEIVKPVSV; via the coding sequence ATGGCATTAGAATTATCTGACATTCGCCAACAAATTACGCAAATAGATCGTAGTTTATTAAAATTACTTTCTGAGCGTCATCGTTTAGCTTTCGATGTAGTGAGAAGTAAAGAGATCTCGCAAAAATCTTTACGTGATGTAGAGCGAGAACAGCAACTTTTACAAGAACTAGTGCAATTTGCAGAAAATGAAAATTATCAGCTTGAAGCACAATATATCACTTCAATTTTCCAAAAAATCATTGAAGACTCGGTATTGACCCAGCAAGTCTATTTGCAGAATAAACTTAATGAACAACGTAATCAAAATTTACATATCGCTTTTTTAGGTAAACGAGGTTCTTATTCTAATTTAGCTGCACGTAGTTATGCTGCTCGTTATCAAAAACAATTTGTAGAACTAGGATGTCAGTCTTTTGAGCAAGTATTTGAAAAAGTTCAGACTGAAGAAGCTGACTTTGGTGTGTTACCTTTAGAAAATACAACATCGGGTGCAATTAATGAAGTTTATGATTTACTTCAGCATACTGATTTATCATTAGTGGGAGAGTTGGCATATCCAATCAAACATTGCGTACTTGTCAATGATAAGACAGATTTGAACCAAATTGATACGTTGTATAGTCATCCTCAAGTGATTCAACAATGTAGTCAATTTATTCATAGCCTTGATCGCGTGCATATTGAATATTGCGAAAGTAGTTCACACGCAATGCAATTAGTCGCAAGTTTGAATAAACCTAATATTGCAGCATTGGGCAATGAAGACGGTGGAAAATTGTATGGACTTAGTGTATTAAAAACTAATATTGCTAATCAAGAGAACAATATTACGCGTTTTATTGTGGTGGCTAAAGAGCCTCGCGAAGTTTCATCACAGATTCCCACAAAGACCTTATTATTAATGACAACTTCACAGCAAGCTGGTGCGTTAGTGGATGCTTTATTGGTGTTTAAAAAGCATCAAATCAATATGACAAAACTGGAATCTCGACCGATTTATGGTAAGCCTTGGGAAGAAATGTTTTATCTAGAAATTGAAGCAAATATTCATCATCCAGATACAAAACAGGCTTTGGAAGAACTAAAAAATTATAGTAATTACTTAAAGATTTTAGGCTGTTATCCTAGTGAGATTGTAAAGCCTGTGAGTGTATAA
- a CDS encoding L-cystine transporter: MLLVNLAIFIAFLLLLAQLYRKTEKLGQTVFIGLLLGLLFGAVLQSAFEKPLLDKTLDWINVVGNGYVRLLQMIVMPLVFVSILSAIARINQTRSLGKVSVGVLSTLLITTAISAAIGIAMVHLFDVSAAGLILGDRELAAQGKVLDKAGQVSNLTVPAMLVSFIPKNPFADLTGANPTSIISVVIFSALLGVAALSLGKEDQALGERIAQGVETLNKLVMRLVRFVIRLTPYGVFALMIKMAATSKWADIVNLGNFIVASYAAIALMFVVHGILLFFVKVNPVDYYKKVLPTLSFAFTSRSSAATIPLNIETQTAKLGNNNVIANFAATFGATIGQNGCGGIYPAMLAVMVAPMVGIDPFSFSYILTLISVVAISSFGIAGVGGGATFAAIVVLSTLGLPLELVGLLISIEPIIDMGRTALNVNGAMVAGTITDRLLNK; this comes from the coding sequence ATGTTATTAGTCAATTTGGCGATATTTATTGCTTTTTTATTGCTGTTAGCACAGCTATATCGCAAAACCGAAAAATTAGGGCAAACGGTATTTATCGGTTTATTGCTCGGTTTGCTTTTTGGTGCGGTATTGCAATCCGCTTTTGAAAAACCTTTGTTAGACAAAACTTTAGATTGGATCAATGTGGTCGGTAACGGTTATGTTCGTTTATTGCAGATGATCGTGATGCCGTTGGTGTTCGTGTCGATTTTATCTGCTATCGCTCGTATCAATCAAACCAGATCATTGGGCAAAGTCAGCGTTGGCGTGTTATCCACCTTGCTGATTACCACCGCCATTTCCGCTGCAATTGGGATTGCGATGGTGCATTTATTTGATGTGTCGGCGGCAGGATTAATCTTGGGCGATCGTGAATTAGCGGCTCAAGGCAAAGTGTTAGATAAAGCAGGGCAAGTGTCCAATTTAACTGTGCCTGCGATGTTGGTGTCCTTTATTCCGAAAAATCCTTTTGCTGATCTCACGGGTGCCAACCCAACGTCCATTATTAGTGTCGTAATTTTCTCAGCATTACTTGGCGTGGCGGCTTTGAGTTTAGGCAAAGAAGATCAAGCACTTGGCGAACGAATTGCACAAGGTGTAGAAACTTTAAACAAATTAGTGATGCGTTTGGTGCGTTTTGTGATTCGCTTAACCCCTTACGGCGTGTTTGCGTTGATGATTAAAATGGCTGCCACCTCAAAATGGGCGGATATTGTCAATTTGGGCAATTTTATTGTGGCTTCTTACGCTGCTATTGCCTTAATGTTTGTGGTTCACGGCATTTTATTGTTCTTCGTTAAAGTCAATCCTGTGGATTACTACAAAAAAGTGTTGCCAACCTTAAGTTTTGCGTTTACATCTCGCTCAAGTGCGGCGACAATTCCGTTAAATATTGAAACGCAAACCGCAAAATTAGGTAACAACAATGTCATCGCCAACTTTGCTGCCACATTCGGTGCCACTATCGGACAAAACGGCTGTGGCGGCATTTATCCAGCGATGCTTGCTGTGATGGTCGCCCCAATGGTCGGCATTGACCCTTTTAGCTTCAGCTACATTCTAACCTTAATTTCCGTGGTCGCCATTTCTTCATTCGGTATCGCAGGCGTAGGTGGCGGAGCCACATTCGCCGCTATCGTCGTGCTATCTACGTTAGGTTTACCACTGGAATTAGTCGGTTTACTCATTTCCATCGAACCGATCATCGATATGGGACGTACCGCACTTAACGTAAACGGTGCCATGGTGGCAGGCACGATTACGGATCGCTTGCTAAATAAGTAA
- the lptC gene encoding LPS export ABC transporter periplasmic protein LptC produces the protein MNIRWNVILGVIALCALAWFYSLNQETADLSELVKKPDSPDYVGYKMETTVFFPDGKKQYLALSDKIEHYTVNEQTLFTAPLVYLYPTTSNEKEEEKNANQNVDFFSTQSWKLSANQARLTKDQILYLEGNVVAQNLTSDSRLQRIETESAVVNLKTQDMTSETQVKIKGKNFSSTGLKLVGNLRQQVATLKEQVKTYYEVSKQ, from the coding sequence ATGAATATTCGTTGGAATGTAATTTTGGGCGTTATCGCACTTTGTGCTTTGGCGTGGTTTTATTCCTTAAATCAGGAAACCGCAGATTTATCTGAACTGGTGAAAAAGCCAGATAGTCCTGATTATGTGGGTTATAAAATGGAAACTACGGTTTTTTTCCCTGATGGTAAAAAACAATATTTGGCTTTATCCGATAAAATTGAGCATTATACAGTCAATGAACAAACCCTTTTTACCGCGCCTTTAGTTTATTTATATCCCACAACATCAAATGAAAAGGAAGAGGAAAAAAATGCCAATCAAAATGTAGATTTTTTTAGCACACAAAGCTGGAAATTAAGTGCAAATCAAGCAAGATTGACAAAAGATCAAATATTGTATTTAGAGGGTAATGTCGTCGCGCAAAATTTAACATCAGATTCACGTTTGCAACGCATTGAAACAGAATCAGCGGTCGTCAATTTGAAAACACAGGATATGACTTCCGAAACACAGGTTAAAATTAAGGGTAAAAATTTTAGTTCTACAGGATTAAAATTAGTCGGAAATTTACGCCAACAAGTGGCGACATTAAAGGAACAGGTAAAAACATATTATGAAGTTAGTAAGCAATAA
- the lptA gene encoding lipopolysaccharide transport periplasmic protein LptA has translation MKLVSNKILFLATMVLASSSAFALKGDVNQPINIVSDNQSLDMEKSVVTFTDNVVITQGSIVIKANKVVITRPAEKSGKKETVEAFGTPVTFHQQLDNGKPVDGKANKVHYDLGNEFLTLTNNAELKQLDSKINGSVITYDVKKQQLKANGNGKSRVTTVLIPSQLQQAKGK, from the coding sequence ATGAAGTTAGTAAGCAATAAAATTCTTTTTCTTGCAACGATGGTATTAGCATCAAGTTCAGCTTTTGCATTGAAAGGTGATGTTAATCAGCCGATAAATATTGTTTCGGATAATCAATCCTTAGATATGGAAAAAAGTGTAGTGACATTCACAGATAATGTGGTAATTACACAGGGGTCTATTGTTATCAAAGCAAATAAAGTTGTCATCACTCGTCCTGCTGAAAAATCAGGGAAAAAAGAAACTGTAGAAGCATTCGGCACGCCAGTCACATTCCATCAACAGTTAGATAATGGTAAGCCAGTGGATGGAAAAGCAAATAAAGTTCATTATGATCTTGGTAACGAATTTTTAACATTAACTAACAATGCCGAATTAAAGCAGCTTGATAGTAAAATTAATGGCAGTGTTATTACCTATGATGTGAAAAAACAACAACTTAAAGCTAATGGTAATGGAAAATCACGGGTAACAACAGTTCTTATTCCATCTCAATTACAACAAGCTAAAGGGAAGTAA
- the ftsZ gene encoding cell division protein FtsZ, with protein MLYPEYPEYDNFNESGALIKVVGVGGGGGNAVNHMVMNMVKQEMGGTFVGESSLTSEEHGRIVFYAVNTDAQALRKSQVQQTVQIGGETTKGLGAGANPNIGRKAAEDDQDEIRKMLEGADMVFIAAGMGGGTGTGAAPVVAKIAKELGILTVAVVTKPFAFEGKKRMQFAELGIKDLSQYVDSMIIIPNQQIQKVLPKNAKLIDAFAAANDVLRNSVMGISDMITSPGLINVDFADVRTVMSVQGQAMIGFGSAVGEPGAGRAEEAARLAVRNDLLEKIDLSNAQGILVNITAGMDLVFEEFNIIGETIGSFASEEATVVVGTSLVPEMSDEIRVTIVATGLGEIAGNEPIQVVRQGLSTQNIEGEGRVNIVPELHRRESVEVSRAASEEYQRPLDKPITDRLEAFKKNNFFNPAQREEN; from the coding sequence ATGCTATACCCAGAGTACCCTGAGTACGATAATTTTAACGAATCCGGCGCACTGATCAAAGTCGTAGGTGTAGGCGGTGGCGGTGGCAATGCCGTAAACCATATGGTAATGAATATGGTAAAACAAGAAATGGGCGGAACCTTTGTTGGCGAAAGTTCATTAACATCAGAGGAACACGGTCGCATAGTATTTTATGCCGTCAATACTGATGCTCAAGCATTGCGTAAAAGTCAAGTTCAACAGACCGTACAAATTGGTGGAGAAACAACCAAAGGTTTAGGTGCTGGGGCAAATCCGAATATTGGTCGTAAGGCAGCTGAAGATGATCAGGATGAAATCCGCAAAATGCTTGAAGGTGCCGATATGGTCTTTATTGCAGCAGGTATGGGCGGCGGCACAGGTACGGGTGCGGCACCTGTTGTTGCTAAAATTGCTAAAGAACTGGGTATTTTGACTGTTGCTGTAGTGACTAAACCTTTTGCCTTTGAAGGCAAAAAACGTATGCAATTTGCAGAGCTTGGTATTAAAGATTTATCCCAATATGTTGATTCAATGATTATTATTCCGAATCAACAAATCCAAAAAGTTCTCCCTAAAAATGCTAAATTAATTGATGCTTTTGCTGCTGCAAACGACGTATTGCGTAATTCTGTAATGGGAATTTCAGATATGATTACCTCTCCTGGTTTAATTAACGTGGACTTCGCTGATGTAAGAACGGTAATGTCAGTTCAAGGGCAAGCTATGATTGGTTTTGGTTCAGCTGTGGGAGAACCCGGTGCAGGTAGAGCAGAAGAGGCAGCTCGTCTTGCAGTACGCAATGATCTTCTAGAAAAAATCGATCTTTCTAACGCTCAAGGAATTTTAGTTAATATTACTGCTGGAATGGATTTAGTTTTTGAAGAGTTTAACATTATAGGTGAGACAATAGGTAGTTTTGCTTCTGAAGAAGCTACAGTTGTTGTTGGTACGAGTTTAGTGCCTGAGATGAGCGATGAAATTCGTGTAACTATTGTGGCAACTGGTCTCGGTGAAATTGCAGGAAATGAACCAATTCAGGTTGTTCGTCAAGGGCTTTCTACGCAGAATATTGAAGGTGAAGGACGTGTAAACATTGTTCCTGAACTTCATCGTCGTGAATCTGTTGAAGTGTCAAGAGCTGCATCAGAAGAATATCAACGGCCGTTAGATAAACCGATTACAGATCGCTTGGAAGCATTTAAGAAAAATAATTTCTTTAATCCTGCACAGCGTGAAGAAAATTAA
- the ptsN gene encoding PTS IIA-like nitrogen regulatory protein PtsN, whose amino-acid sequence MKITELLSPENIRQGVSFSSKKRLFESIAHFVEEQILAEQGEQACFECLFEREKLGNSGLGNGIAMPKAKIPVIVSDKTIAVFMQLDNPIDYDAFDGKPVDLIFALLIPENQCETYIPILASLIEKLTDKNVLKQLRSAKSANEIWQVFEITDQSETTLEEVKE is encoded by the coding sequence ATGAAAATAACTGAACTATTAAGCCCTGAAAATATTCGTCAGGGCGTTAGTTTTTCTAGCAAAAAACGATTATTTGAGTCTATTGCGCATTTTGTAGAAGAACAAATCCTTGCAGAACAAGGCGAACAAGCCTGTTTTGAATGCCTTTTTGAACGTGAAAAACTGGGGAATTCTGGTTTAGGAAATGGGATTGCAATGCCAAAAGCGAAAATCCCCGTAATAGTATCAGATAAAACAATTGCAGTGTTTATGCAACTCGATAATCCGATTGATTACGATGCTTTTGATGGTAAACCAGTGGATTTAATCTTTGCCTTGCTGATTCCAGAAAATCAATGTGAAACCTACATTCCAATTTTAGCATCATTAATAGAAAAACTGACTGATAAAAATGTGTTGAAACAATTACGATCAGCCAAAAGTGCGAATGAAATTTGGCAAGTTTTTGAAATTACCGATCAATCAGAAACGACACTTGAAGAAGTGAAAGAATAA
- the yjgA gene encoding ribosome biogenesis factor YjgA, protein MAKRKKKEVFDWEDEDQEEIIWVSKSEIKRDAEDLKQLGEKIVNLTKANLAKIPLDESLLDAIELAQRLQKEARRRQLQYIGKLFRGIDVEPIREALDKIENKHNQQQAMLHKIEKVRDELVEKGDVALTDLLNDYPNGDRQQLRNLIRSAQKELEQNKPSKAYREIYQMLKVLMLED, encoded by the coding sequence ATGGCAAAACGTAAGAAAAAAGAAGTTTTCGATTGGGAAGATGAAGATCAAGAAGAAATTATTTGGGTGAGTAAAAGCGAAATCAAACGCGATGCGGAAGATTTAAAACAACTTGGCGAAAAGATTGTCAATTTAACCAAAGCTAATCTTGCCAAAATCCCACTTGATGAATCCTTACTTGATGCCATTGAACTTGCACAGCGTTTACAAAAAGAAGCTCGTCGCCGTCAATTACAGTATATCGGCAAATTATTTCGAGGAATTGATGTTGAACCCATTCGTGAAGCCTTAGATAAAATTGAAAATAAGCATAACCAACAACAAGCTATGCTACATAAAATCGAAAAAGTGCGCGATGAATTGGTGGAAAAAGGCGATGTGGCTTTAACAGATTTATTAAATGATTATCCTAATGGCGATCGTCAGCAACTACGCAATCTGATTCGTTCTGCACAAAAAGAACTGGAGCAAAATAAACCATCGAAAGCCTATCGAGAAATTTATCAAATGCTCAAGGTATTAATGTTGGAAGATTAA
- the lptB gene encoding LPS export ABC transporter ATP-binding protein — MSILTAENLAKSYKSRKVVSDVSLTVNSNEIVGLLGPNGAGKTTTFYMVVGLVRQDQGKIVIDGEDISLLPMHNRAQRGIGYLPQEASIFRRLTVYENLMAVLEIRKDLTLQQRREKADELIEEFNISHIRDNLGQALSGGERRRVEIARALAANPKFILLDEPFAGVDPISVSDIKKIITDLRNRGLGVLITDHNVRETLDVCERAYIVGAGKIIATGTPEQVMNDEQVKRVYLGEQFKL; from the coding sequence ATGTCAATTTTGACTGCAGAGAATTTAGCTAAAAGCTACAAAAGTCGTAAAGTTGTTTCGGATGTCAGTTTAACTGTAAACTCTAATGAAATTGTTGGTTTACTCGGGCCAAACGGTGCAGGTAAAACAACAACTTTCTATATGGTCGTTGGGCTTGTTCGCCAAGATCAAGGTAAAATTGTTATTGATGGCGAAGATATTAGTTTGCTCCCAATGCATAATCGTGCGCAACGTGGCATTGGTTATTTACCGCAAGAAGCCTCGATTTTTCGCCGTTTGACTGTCTATGAAAATTTGATGGCGGTATTGGAAATTCGTAAAGATTTAACCCTACAACAACGTCGCGAAAAAGCAGATGAATTAATTGAAGAATTTAACATTAGTCATATTCGAGATAATTTAGGGCAAGCCTTATCAGGCGGAGAACGTCGCCGTGTAGAAATCGCACGAGCCTTAGCAGCAAATCCAAAATTTATTCTATTAGACGAACCTTTTGCTGGTGTAGATCCTATTTCTGTGAGCGATATTAAGAAAATTATTACTGATTTGCGCAATCGTGGATTAGGTGTATTAATTACTGACCATAATGTTCGTGAAACCCTTGATGTTTGCGAACGTGCTTATATTGTTGGCGCAGGTAAAATTATCGCAACAGGCACACCAGAACAAGTGATGAACGATGAACAGGTTAAACGCGTTTATCTTGGCGAACAATTCAAATTATAA
- the rapZ gene encoding RNase adapter RapZ has translation MEIIIISGRSGAGKSVALRALEDAGYYCVDNIPLDLLPQLTDILSQSQSSVAISLDIRNIPNSAHSLKQTLSTLQKHHQIKIIFLEADRATLIRRYSDSRRLHPLSLKDLSLEAAIDEEYCYLEPLIQHANLILDTTHLSTHSLAERLHEFLRGNSEKELKIIVESFGFKYGIPLDADYVFDVRFLPNPHWDPTLRPMTGLEAPVAEFLNSHTEVNEFIYLTRHYIDTWLPMLEKNNRSYLTIAIGCTGGKHRSVYIAQQLGEYFQAKGKTVKIQHKSLERNKKI, from the coding sequence ATGGAAATTATCATTATTAGTGGACGTTCTGGCGCAGGAAAATCTGTAGCCTTACGAGCATTAGAAGATGCCGGATATTATTGTGTTGATAATATTCCTTTAGATTTGCTTCCTCAATTGACTGATATTCTATCTCAATCCCAATCATCTGTCGCCATCAGTCTTGATATTCGTAATATTCCAAACTCCGCTCATTCTCTTAAGCAAACCCTTTCAACATTACAAAAGCATCATCAGATTAAAATCATTTTCTTAGAGGCTGATCGTGCCACCCTGATTCGCCGATATAGCGATTCACGCCGTTTGCACCCGCTTTCATTAAAAGATTTATCTCTTGAAGCCGCAATTGATGAAGAATATTGCTATCTTGAACCATTGATTCAACACGCAAATCTTATTCTTGATACCACCCATCTTTCTACGCATAGTCTTGCAGAGCGATTACACGAATTTTTACGCGGTAATAGTGAAAAAGAATTAAAAATTATTGTTGAATCTTTTGGTTTTAAATATGGGATTCCTTTAGATGCGGATTATGTTTTCGATGTACGATTTTTACCTAACCCCCATTGGGATCCAACATTACGCCCAATGACTGGATTAGAAGCCCCTGTCGCAGAATTTCTAAATAGTCATACAGAAGTCAATGAATTTATTTATCTCACTCGTCATTACATTGATACTTGGTTGCCGATGTTAGAAAAAAATAACCGTAGCTATTTGACGATTGCCATCGGATGTACTGGGGGAAAACATCGCTCCGTTTATATTGCCCAGCAATTAGGCGAATATTTTCAAGCCAAAGGAAAAACGGTGAAAATTCAACATAAATCTTTAGAACGGAACAAAAAAATATAA
- the hpt gene encoding hypoxanthine phosphoribosyltransferase, translating into MKKHHVDVLISENDVHARIAELGAQITKFYQEKQIDSLVVVGLLRGSFMFMADIVRQINLPVEIEFMTTSSYGTGMTTNHDVRITKDLDGDIKGKHVLIVEDIIDTGYTLEKVRDILNLREPASLTICTLLDKPSRREVEVPVEWVGFEIPDEFVVGYGIDYAQRHRNLGYIGKVVLEE; encoded by the coding sequence ATGAAAAAACACCACGTAGATGTTTTAATCTCAGAGAATGATGTTCATGCGCGTATTGCTGAATTAGGTGCTCAAATTACAAAATTTTATCAAGAAAAACAGATCGATAGCCTTGTTGTCGTAGGGCTTTTACGTGGTTCCTTTATGTTTATGGCGGATATCGTTCGTCAGATAAATTTACCTGTGGAAATTGAATTTATGACAACTTCAAGTTATGGCACAGGTATGACCACGAATCACGACGTTCGTATTACCAAAGATTTGGACGGCGATATAAAAGGTAAACACGTTTTAATTGTGGAAGATATTATTGATACGGGTTATACCTTGGAAAAAGTGCGTGATATTTTGAATTTACGTGAGCCTGCGAGCCTTACAATTTGTACGTTACTTGATAAACCTTCTCGCCGCGAAGTGGAAGTGCCTGTTGAATGGGTTGGTTTTGAAATTCCTGATGAATTTGTGGTGGGGTATGGTATCGATTACGCGCAACGCCATCGTAATTTAGGCTATATCGGTAAAGTTGTTTTAGAAGAATAA
- the lpxC gene encoding UDP-3-O-acyl-N-acetylglucosamine deacetylase: MIKQRTLKQSIKVTGVGLHSGEKVTLTLRPAMPNTGVVYYRTDLNPAVAFPADPNSVRDTMLCTALINEQGVRISTVEHLNAALAGLGIDNIIIEVDAPEIPIMDGSASPFIYLLLDAGIEEQNAAKKFVRIKEYVRVEDGDKWAEFKPYNGFRLDFTIDFDHPAIGKDVRNYEMNFSAQAFVHQISRARTFGFMKDIEYLQSQGLVLGGSLDNAIVLDDYRILNEDGLRFKDELVRHKMLDAIGDLYMAGYNIIGDFKAYKSGHGLNNKLLRAVLANQEAWEFVTFEDKEQVPQGYVAPVQVLI; the protein is encoded by the coding sequence ATGATTAAACAAAGAACATTAAAACAAAGTATTAAAGTTACAGGCGTTGGCTTGCATAGCGGTGAAAAAGTGACATTAACTTTGCGCCCAGCTATGCCAAACACTGGTGTTGTTTATTATCGTACAGATTTAAACCCTGCGGTGGCATTCCCTGCTGATCCTAATTCAGTGCGTGATACAATGCTTTGTACCGCACTAATTAATGAACAAGGTGTGCGTATTTCTACCGTCGAGCATTTAAATGCAGCTTTGGCAGGGCTTGGTATTGATAATATTATTATTGAAGTTGATGCTCCTGAAATTCCAATTATGGATGGTAGTGCTAGTCCGTTTATCTATTTGTTGTTAGATGCGGGAATTGAAGAACAAAATGCAGCGAAAAAATTTGTTCGTATTAAGGAATATGTTCGAGTTGAAGATGGCGATAAATGGGCTGAATTTAAGCCTTACAATGGTTTTCGTTTAGATTTTACTATTGATTTTGACCATCCTGCGATTGGCAAAGATGTACGTAACTATGAAATGAATTTTTCTGCCCAAGCATTTGTTCATCAAATTAGCCGAGCAAGAACTTTTGGCTTTATGAAAGATATTGAATATCTTCAATCTCAAGGTTTAGTATTAGGTGGTAGCCTTGATAATGCGATTGTTCTTGATGATTATAGAATTTTAAATGAAGATGGTTTACGTTTTAAAGATGAACTTGTTCGTCATAAAATGTTAGACGCAATTGGTGATCTTTATATGGCTGGTTATAACATTATCGGTGATTTTAAAGCCTATAAATCAGGTCACGGTTTAAATAACAAGTTACTTCGTGCTGTTTTAGCAAATCAAGAAGCGTGGGAATTTGTAACCTTTGAAGATAAAGAGCAAGTGCCACAAGGGTATGTAGCTCCAGTGCAAGTGCTTATTTAA
- the pmbA gene encoding metalloprotease PmbA: protein MKTAENSTALLKAQEQELRQAVSFAVALATKAGASAEVAVTKVSGLSVSARLQEIENVEFTNDGALGISVYMGQQKGNASTSDLSESAIKNAVEAALAIAKYTSPDDCTGLADKDLMAFDAPDLELYHAADVDVDKATELALQAEKAALEADERIINSNGASFNSHTGVKVYGNSHGMLQSYLSSRYSLSCSVIGGVEAALENDYEYTISREFDKLQSPIWVGENCAKKVVSRLNPQKLSTREVPVIFLNDVATGLISHFAAAISGGSLYRKSSFLLDHLGKQVLPDWFNISERPHLLRRLASTPFDSEGVRTQDREIVEGGILQTYLVTSYSGKKLGMPSTGHAGGIHNWLVKPNLTGGLTALLHQMGTGLLVTDVMGQGVNIVTGDYSRGASGFWVENGEIQYPVAEITIAGQLQDMLKNMVAVADDIEHRSNIQTGSILLDKMKISGN from the coding sequence ATGAAAACAGCTGAAAATTCAACCGCACTTTTAAAAGCACAAGAACAAGAATTACGTCAAGCCGTCAGTTTTGCAGTGGCGTTAGCAACGAAAGCTGGCGCGAGTGCAGAAGTCGCGGTCACTAAAGTGAGCGGTTTATCTGTATCTGCTCGTTTGCAAGAAATTGAAAACGTAGAATTTACTAATGATGGTGCATTGGGGATTTCTGTTTATATGGGGCAACAAAAAGGCAATGCCTCGACTTCCGATTTAAGCGAAAGCGCAATTAAAAATGCAGTGGAAGCCGCACTTGCTATTGCAAAATACACCTCGCCTGATGATTGCACAGGGTTGGCTGATAAAGATCTAATGGCTTTTGATGCGCCTGATTTAGAGCTTTATCATGCTGCTGATGTGGATGTTGATAAAGCAACAGAACTTGCACTTCAGGCTGAAAAGGCGGCTTTAGAGGCGGATGAACGTATTATAAATAGTAATGGCGCAAGTTTTAATTCACATACAGGCGTGAAAGTGTATGGTAATAGTCACGGTATGTTGCAAAGTTATTTATCAAGCCGTTATTCTTTATCTTGTTCGGTTATTGGTGGCGTAGAAGCTGCCTTAGAAAATGATTACGAATATACAATTTCTCGTGAATTCGACAAACTCCAATCGCCAATTTGGGTCGGAGAAAATTGTGCAAAGAAAGTCGTTTCTCGTTTAAATCCTCAAAAATTGAGTACACGAGAAGTGCCTGTCATTTTCTTAAATGATGTTGCAACTGGTCTTATTTCTCACTTTGCCGCTGCAATAAGTGGTGGCAGTTTATATAGAAAATCGAGTTTCTTGCTCGATCATTTAGGCAAACAGGTCTTACCAGATTGGTTCAATATCAGTGAGAGACCACATTTATTACGTCGTTTGGCTTCAACGCCTTTTGATAGTGAAGGTGTTCGTACGCAAGATCGTGAAATTGTTGAAGGCGGGATATTACAAACTTATTTAGTGACAAGCTACAGTGGTAAAAAACTTGGTATGCCAAGTACAGGGCATGCTGGAGGCATTCACAACTGGCTTGTTAAGCCAAATTTAACGGGAGGATTGACCGCACTTTTACATCAAATGGGAACGGGATTGTTAGTAACAGATGTGATGGGACAAGGTGTCAATATCGTTACAGGCGATTATTCCCGTGGTGCATCAGGTTTTTGGGTGGAAAATGGTGAAATTCAGTATCCAGTGGCTGAAATTACCATTGCAGGGCAACTACAAGATATGCTGAAAAATATGGTTGCTGTAGCCGATGATATAGAGCATCGTTCTAACATTCAAACGGGTTCTATTTTGTTAGATAAAATGAAAATTTCAGGAAATTAA